One window of Corynebacterium accolens genomic DNA carries:
- a CDS encoding BCCT family transporter yields MTNTENNGAGVPEEGKGPGESPAGATSTASSDQPIEDYQTVEETLDEQTATSQIQDMINSEGFHPEEYDDPEIEIAADRDNIPIDWTIMGIAGVLVAAIVIWGLAAPDNFADFSSAALTWVVDKFGWAYVLFGTVFVAFVIFIASSKFGTIKLGHINEEPEFSTPSWIAMMFAAGMGIGLMFYGASEPLANYRDGTPGRGTENVGSSMAYAMFHWTLHPWAVYAIVGLAIAYSTYRIGRKQLLSQAFVPLIGERRANGGLGKFIDILSIFATVFGTACSLGLGALQIQAGLEASGIIDNPTQSVVIGIVLVLTLAFLLSALSGVGKGIQYVSNANMVLAAVLAIFVFILGPTVTILNQVPGSIGNYFNYFTEMIGRTAESENGTAGEWLSSYTIFYWAWWVSWSPFVGMFLARISRGRSVREFCLGVLLIPAGVSTLWFAIFGGTAIHMEQNGESITGESAEVELFNLLHNLPGGFIAGVVAVILLSTFFITSADSASTVMGSMTQNGAATAKPWLSALWGALTAAVGLTLLLVNEDALSNLQNVTIVAALPFLFIVIGLMFAIYKDLSNDIIYLEYREAQQFQRKMARERRLHRDYQRTQELKKRRNERLKNPMKRK; encoded by the coding sequence ATGACTAATACTGAAAATAACGGCGCTGGTGTGCCCGAAGAAGGGAAGGGGCCCGGCGAATCTCCTGCTGGGGCCACTTCTACTGCTTCGAGCGATCAGCCGATTGAGGATTATCAAACGGTAGAAGAGACGCTGGATGAGCAGACGGCGACGAGCCAAATCCAGGACATGATCAACTCTGAGGGGTTCCACCCCGAAGAGTATGACGATCCGGAAATCGAAATCGCCGCAGACCGCGATAATATCCCGATTGACTGGACCATCATGGGTATCGCCGGTGTGCTTGTTGCCGCCATCGTTATTTGGGGCCTTGCCGCGCCGGATAACTTCGCGGACTTTTCTTCCGCGGCCCTGACGTGGGTCGTCGATAAGTTCGGTTGGGCTTACGTGCTTTTTGGCACCGTCTTCGTGGCCTTCGTTATCTTCATCGCTTCCTCTAAATTTGGCACCATCAAGTTGGGCCACATTAATGAGGAACCGGAGTTTTCCACGCCTTCGTGGATTGCCATGATGTTCGCTGCCGGTATGGGCATCGGCCTGATGTTCTATGGCGCTTCCGAGCCGCTGGCGAACTACCGCGACGGTACGCCTGGCCGGGGAACGGAAAACGTGGGCTCGTCCATGGCCTATGCCATGTTCCACTGGACGCTGCACCCCTGGGCTGTTTACGCCATTGTTGGTTTGGCCATCGCGTACTCGACCTACCGTATCGGCCGCAAGCAGCTGTTGAGCCAGGCCTTCGTGCCGCTCATCGGCGAGCGCCGGGCCAATGGTGGATTGGGCAAGTTCATTGACATCCTGTCCATCTTCGCCACCGTCTTCGGCACCGCCTGCTCCCTGGGTCTTGGTGCGCTGCAGATCCAGGCCGGCCTGGAAGCCTCCGGCATCATCGATAACCCAACCCAGTCCGTGGTTATCGGCATTGTTTTGGTCCTGACCCTGGCCTTCTTGCTCTCCGCACTCTCCGGTGTGGGCAAGGGCATTCAGTACGTGTCCAATGCCAACATGGTCTTGGCTGCGGTGCTGGCCATCTTCGTCTTCATCTTGGGTCCAACCGTGACCATCCTGAACCAGGTTCCGGGATCCATCGGTAACTACTTCAACTACTTCACCGAGATGATCGGCCGTACCGCAGAATCCGAAAACGGCACCGCCGGCGAGTGGCTGTCTAGCTACACCATCTTCTACTGGGCATGGTGGGTCTCCTGGTCCCCATTCGTGGGCATGTTCTTGGCACGCATTTCCCGCGGCCGTTCCGTCCGCGAGTTCTGCCTAGGCGTCCTGCTTATCCCAGCCGGCGTTTCCACCCTGTGGTTCGCCATCTTCGGTGGCACCGCAATCCACATGGAGCAAAACGGCGAATCCATCACCGGCGAATCCGCCGAGGTAGAGCTGTTTAACCTCCTGCACAACCTGCCTGGTGGCTTCATTGCCGGCGTCGTCGCCGTCATCTTGCTGTCCACCTTCTTCATTACCTCCGCGGACTCCGCTTCCACCGTGATGGGTTCGATGACCCAAAACGGTGCGGCAACCGCGAAGCCGTGGCTCTCCGCCCTGTGGGGTGCCCTGACCGCAGCCGTTGGCCTGACCCTGCTCTTGGTCAATGAGGACGCGCTGTCCAACCTGCAGAACGTCACCATCGTGGCGGCGCTGCCGTTCTTGTTCATCGTCATTGGCTTGATGTTCGCCATCTACAAGGACTTGAGCAATGACATTATTTACCTCGAGTACCGCGAGGCGCAGCAGTTCCAGCGCAAGATGGCCCGCGAGCGCCGCTTGCACCGCGACTACCAGCGCACGCAGGAACTCAAGAAGCGTCGCAACGAGCGTTTGAAGAACCCGATGAAGCGCAAGTAG
- a CDS encoding GNAT family N-acetyltransferase, with product MLIRPADLSDVPAMTDTLNWAIEHTDVIFDSTPVTVAEREEHLRHIQELGCPFLVAETNAGEYLGWALYHPYRDPRIWQGCYETTIYLSPNAQGQGVGTALMSELVDRARADDKVHALLALIVSTNTASLKLHEKFGFENVGTLKEVTYKFDHWLSLTHLELLV from the coding sequence ATGTTGATCAGACCAGCGGACCTGAGCGATGTCCCCGCCATGACCGATACCCTCAACTGGGCCATCGAGCATACCGACGTCATCTTTGACTCCACCCCAGTTACCGTGGCAGAGCGCGAAGAACACCTGCGTCATATTCAGGAATTGGGATGTCCCTTCCTCGTTGCCGAAACCAATGCTGGCGAATACCTAGGCTGGGCGCTCTATCACCCCTACCGCGATCCCCGCATCTGGCAGGGCTGCTATGAAACCACGATTTATCTTTCCCCCAATGCCCAAGGCCAAGGCGTAGGCACCGCGCTTATGAGTGAGCTAGTAGACCGCGCCCGGGCAGATGACAAGGTGCATGCGCTGCTCGCCTTAATCGTGTCTACTAATACAGCATCATTAAAGTTGCACGAAAAGTTCGGGTTTGAAAACGTGGGAACTCTCAAAGAGGTAACCTACAAATTCGATCACTGGCTTAGCCTCACCCACTTAGAACTTCTGGTGTAA
- the metG gene encoding methionine--tRNA ligase, producing the protein MTESLVVNVAWPYANGPRHIGHVAGFGVPSDVFARFQRMRGRNVLMVSGTDEHGTPLLVQADKEGVSVRELADRYNRQIVNDLANLGLSYDLFTRTTTRNHYSVVQELFKGLNENGYMLKETTKGAISPSTGRTLPDRYIEGTCPICDADGARGDQCDNCGNQLDPVDLIDPVSKINGETPQFVETEHFLLDLPSLKDELQKWLSTREDWRPNVLKFSLNLLEDMRPRTMTRDIDWGIPIPVDGWQDNNAKKLYVWFDAVVGYLSASIEWAHRTGQPEAWKEFWQDPETRHYYFQGKDNITFHSQIWPAELLGYAGKGSKGGELHQYGELDLPTEIVSSEYLTMSGSKFSSSKGVVIYVKDFLAEFGPDPLRYFIAVAGPENNDADFTWDEFVRRVNNELANGWGNLVNRTVSMAHKNFGEVPVPAALEERDEAILQLAEETFTTAGNLLEQSKFKQAIVSIMHVVGEANAYIASQEPWKLAKDETQRERLATVLWTALQVVSDCNVMLTPFLPFTAQKVHETLGRTGEWAAQPEVREVKDDILVELVGAGLPPENHEYPVIMGDYTQQQAKWERIQVAPGTTLAKPKPLISKLDPELGETGPEWAPVMN; encoded by the coding sequence ATGACTGAGTCTTTAGTAGTAAATGTTGCCTGGCCATATGCCAATGGCCCGCGCCACATCGGTCACGTGGCTGGCTTTGGCGTTCCCTCTGACGTATTCGCCCGCTTCCAGCGAATGCGCGGCCGCAACGTACTCATGGTCTCCGGCACGGATGAGCACGGCACCCCGTTGCTGGTCCAGGCCGATAAGGAAGGCGTATCCGTCCGCGAACTCGCGGACCGCTATAACCGCCAGATCGTCAACGATCTGGCCAACCTCGGCTTGTCGTATGATCTTTTTACCCGCACTACCACCCGCAACCACTACTCGGTGGTACAGGAGCTGTTCAAGGGTCTCAATGAGAATGGCTACATGCTTAAAGAGACCACCAAGGGGGCAATCTCGCCGTCCACCGGCCGCACGCTGCCGGACCGCTATATCGAGGGCACGTGCCCCATCTGCGACGCCGACGGCGCACGCGGTGACCAGTGCGATAACTGCGGCAACCAGCTGGATCCGGTGGACCTCATTGACCCGGTATCCAAGATCAACGGCGAAACGCCGCAGTTCGTAGAAACCGAGCACTTCCTATTAGATCTGCCATCGCTGAAGGACGAGTTGCAAAAGTGGCTTTCTACCCGCGAGGATTGGCGCCCGAACGTGCTGAAGTTCTCCCTCAACCTGCTGGAGGATATGCGCCCGCGCACCATGACCCGCGATATCGACTGGGGCATTCCCATTCCGGTGGACGGCTGGCAGGACAATAACGCGAAGAAACTGTACGTGTGGTTCGATGCCGTCGTGGGCTACCTGTCCGCCTCCATCGAGTGGGCGCACCGCACCGGCCAGCCGGAGGCGTGGAAGGAATTCTGGCAGGACCCAGAAACCCGCCACTATTACTTCCAGGGCAAGGACAATATCACCTTCCACTCGCAGATCTGGCCGGCGGAATTGCTGGGCTATGCGGGCAAGGGCTCGAAGGGCGGCGAGCTGCACCAGTACGGCGAGCTGGACCTGCCCACGGAAATCGTCTCCTCGGAATACTTGACGATGTCCGGCTCCAAGTTCTCCTCGTCCAAGGGCGTGGTGATCTACGTTAAGGACTTCCTGGCGGAGTTCGGCCCGGATCCGCTGCGTTACTTCATTGCCGTGGCTGGCCCGGAAAACAACGACGCGGACTTTACGTGGGATGAATTCGTGCGCCGCGTCAATAATGAGCTGGCCAATGGCTGGGGCAACCTGGTCAACCGCACCGTGTCCATGGCGCACAAGAACTTCGGCGAGGTTCCGGTCCCGGCGGCCCTAGAGGAGCGCGACGAGGCCATTTTGCAGCTGGCGGAGGAGACCTTTACCACCGCCGGTAACCTGCTGGAGCAATCCAAGTTCAAGCAGGCCATTGTCTCCATCATGCACGTGGTGGGCGAGGCGAATGCGTATATCGCCTCCCAGGAGCCGTGGAAGCTCGCCAAGGATGAAACCCAGCGTGAGCGCCTGGCCACCGTGTTGTGGACCGCCCTGCAGGTCGTGTCTGACTGCAACGTCATGCTCACCCCGTTCCTACCGTTTACCGCACAAAAGGTGCACGAGACCCTGGGCCGCACCGGCGAATGGGCCGCGCAGCCTGAGGTGCGCGAGGTCAAGGACGATATCCTGGTTGAGCTCGTGGGTGCGGGGCTTCCCCCAGAAAACCACGAATATCCGGTGATTATGGGTGACTACACCCAGCAGCAGGCCAAGTGGGAGCGCATCCAGGTGGCACCGGGTACGACCTTGGCAAAGCCGAAGCCGCTGATTTCCAAGCTGGATCCAGAGCTTGGTGAAACCGGCCCGGAGTGGGCACCAGTGATGAACTAA
- a CDS encoding GNAT family N-acetyltransferase — MHIRPAELADAPSISAIYNAASAAKPANNLITWQEEVSEREDWLKELSKAGSPVLVAVDDDEIIGWAAYFQFVTPAIYYGTVEDSVYISPAAQGKGVGSELLDALMDIAADDSYIETMITYIVDTNAGSIALHKKFGFIETGRMPNIHTKDGVRLGLVHLQRDFTH; from the coding sequence ATGCATATTCGCCCCGCCGAGCTTGCCGATGCCCCCTCCATTTCCGCCATCTACAACGCCGCCTCCGCGGCTAAACCGGCCAATAACCTCATTACCTGGCAAGAAGAGGTTTCTGAGCGCGAGGATTGGCTAAAAGAATTGTCCAAGGCCGGCTCGCCCGTGCTCGTTGCCGTGGACGATGATGAAATCATCGGCTGGGCCGCCTACTTTCAATTCGTCACGCCCGCCATCTATTACGGCACCGTCGAAGATTCCGTGTATATCTCCCCCGCAGCCCAGGGCAAGGGCGTGGGCTCTGAGCTTCTCGATGCCCTCATGGATATCGCCGCCGACGATTCCTATATCGAGACCATGATTACCTACATCGTCGATACCAATGCCGGTTCCATTGCGCTACACAAGAAGTTTGGGTTCATAGAAACCGGCCGCATGCCCAATATCCACACCAAGGACGGCGTGCGCCTAGGCCTAGTTCACCTGCAGCGCGATTTCACGCATTAG
- a CDS encoding resuscitation-promoting factor — protein sequence MAPHHIKRINNSRSLPLRLATGGVLSTLAVGGVVAVAAQKDLVVDVNGDKVELATFAKDVDGVLQAAGVQVGEEDIVSPAPSESVADGDEISVRTAKPVAVSIDGEQQQLSTTDLTVSDLLNNLQGVNPGAAVKSGEDDVDKDAQLKDGMDLEVVSPKIIKINDGGKNTYTKIAAKTVGDVLKERGIKLGEDDRVFPAKEEKVTEGMSIKVERIDIQTEDVTEEFDAEPNFVDDPELEAGAEEVREQGEKGKREITRKVVLKNGKKESEEVIKDEVVVGPKPATIARGTKQAEPEPQGGNSGAAAPAVADGSVWDAIAQCESNGNWSINTGNGFSGGLQFAPSTWAGLGGTEYAPEAWQATREQQIAVAQKVQAAQGWGAWPACTAKLGLR from the coding sequence ATGGCACCTCACCACATTAAGCGCATCAATAATTCACGTTCCCTGCCGCTGCGCCTGGCAACGGGTGGCGTCTTGAGCACCCTCGCCGTCGGCGGTGTCGTGGCGGTTGCCGCGCAGAAGGACCTGGTCGTAGACGTCAACGGCGACAAGGTTGAGCTGGCTACCTTTGCCAAGGACGTAGACGGTGTACTGCAGGCCGCCGGCGTCCAGGTGGGAGAAGAGGATATCGTCTCGCCCGCACCGTCTGAGTCCGTGGCCGATGGTGATGAGATTTCCGTGCGCACCGCCAAGCCGGTTGCCGTGTCCATCGATGGTGAACAGCAGCAGCTTTCTACCACCGATCTCACCGTTTCTGATCTGCTCAATAACCTGCAGGGTGTAAACCCAGGAGCTGCCGTGAAGTCTGGCGAGGATGACGTGGATAAGGATGCCCAGCTAAAAGACGGCATGGATCTAGAAGTCGTCTCCCCGAAGATCATCAAGATCAACGATGGCGGCAAGAATACCTACACCAAGATTGCCGCCAAGACCGTGGGCGATGTGCTCAAGGAGCGCGGTATCAAGCTCGGTGAGGATGACCGCGTCTTCCCGGCCAAGGAAGAAAAGGTCACCGAGGGCATGTCTATCAAGGTAGAGCGGATAGACATCCAGACCGAAGATGTCACCGAGGAATTCGACGCCGAGCCGAATTTCGTGGATGACCCTGAGCTGGAAGCCGGCGCCGAAGAGGTGCGCGAGCAGGGCGAAAAGGGTAAGCGCGAGATCACCCGCAAGGTGGTGCTGAAAAACGGCAAGAAGGAATCCGAAGAGGTCATCAAGGATGAGGTCGTTGTAGGACCAAAGCCTGCGACCATCGCCCGAGGCACCAAGCAGGCGGAGCCGGAACCGCAAGGCGGTAACTCGGGCGCGGCTGCCCCTGCCGTGGCTGATGGCTCCGTATGGGATGCCATCGCGCAGTGTGAGTCCAACGGTAACTGGTCCATTAATACCGGCAATGGTTTCTCCGGGGGCCTGCAGTTCGCGCCGTCCACCTGGGCTGGTCTCGGCGGTACCGAATACGCCCCTGAGGCTTGGCAGGCCACCCGCGAGCAACAAATTGCCGTGGCACAAAAGGTGCAGGCCGCCCAGGGTTGGGGCGCATGGCCTGCATGTACCGCCAAGTTGGGACTGCGCTAA
- the rsmA gene encoding 16S rRNA (adenine(1518)-N(6)/adenine(1519)-N(6))-dimethyltransferase RsmA, which translates to MTDSPGAAFLGPVEIRALAEKLDITPTKKLGQNFLHDPNTIRRIIAAADLDPTDHVVEVGPGLGSLTLGLVETVQDLTAVEIDPRLAAQLPETVGERAEDYAKRLRVVEKDALRVTSEDVAAPTALVANLPYNVAVPVLLHFLETFPSIRRVLVMVQLEVAQRLAAEPGSKIYGVPSVKAGFYGAVSQAGTIGKNVFWPAPNIASGLVRIDVFDTPPWPVDDAARAAVWPLVDAAFAQRRKTLRAALSGHYGSGAAAEEALRAAGIDPKQRGEKLAVADFVRLAGLQ; encoded by the coding sequence ATGACTGATTCCCCGGGCGCCGCGTTTTTAGGCCCAGTAGAAATCCGAGCTTTAGCGGAGAAACTGGATATCACGCCCACCAAGAAGTTGGGGCAGAATTTTCTCCACGACCCCAATACCATCCGCCGCATCATCGCGGCGGCGGACCTGGACCCCACAGACCACGTCGTGGAGGTCGGCCCTGGGTTGGGGTCGCTGACCCTCGGGTTGGTGGAGACCGTCCAGGATCTCACCGCGGTGGAGATCGATCCGCGCTTGGCCGCGCAGCTGCCGGAAACGGTGGGCGAGCGCGCGGAGGACTACGCTAAGCGCCTGCGCGTGGTGGAAAAGGACGCGCTGCGCGTGACCAGCGAAGATGTCGCTGCACCTACGGCGCTGGTGGCCAACCTGCCTTATAACGTGGCGGTGCCGGTGCTCCTGCACTTTTTGGAAACCTTTCCCTCCATCCGCCGCGTGCTCGTTATGGTGCAGCTGGAGGTGGCGCAGCGCCTCGCTGCGGAGCCCGGCAGCAAGATCTACGGCGTGCCTTCCGTGAAGGCTGGCTTTTATGGCGCGGTGAGCCAGGCTGGGACCATTGGCAAGAATGTCTTTTGGCCCGCGCCCAATATCGCCTCCGGCTTGGTGCGCATCGATGTCTTCGATACCCCGCCTTGGCCGGTCGACGATGCCGCGCGCGCTGCGGTATGGCCGCTTGTCGATGCCGCCTTTGCCCAACGCCGCAAAACCCTCCGCGCCGCGCTATCGGGCCACTACGGCTCCGGCGCAGCCGCCGAGGAGGCCTTGCGCGCGGCCGGAATCGATCCGAAGCAGCGCGGGGAGAAGCTCGCTGTTGCAGACTTTGTACGATTGGCAGGACTACAGTGA
- a CDS encoding 4-(cytidine 5'-diphospho)-2-C-methyl-D-erythritol kinase — translation MNASHGNEPITYTAHAHAKVNVHLGVAEPREDGFHELVTVFQSLSLHDTVTLTDLGNAEVDKPRVQYLKVSGPHEAGVPEDDTNLAWTAVDRIMQHLYVTRGGIKIPEVGLEIHKAIPTAGGMAGGSADAAAALRLAERCYGRYYGIDSVGDHILDALGAALGSDVPFTLLGGTALGTGRGEQLTSMMTRGTYHWALIASDRGLSTPSVFRKLDELRDAGRASAPALDTTEISQALISGDAQRVAAHLHNDLQPAALSLRPDLRKTLEAGMDAGALNGIVSGSGPTCAFLCASQEDAEEIAAQVSIEIPGTKGVVAQGPAAGAEVL, via the coding sequence GTGAACGCATCGCACGGAAACGAGCCGATTACCTATACCGCGCATGCGCACGCCAAGGTCAATGTGCACCTTGGCGTGGCCGAGCCGCGGGAGGATGGCTTTCACGAGCTGGTCACGGTCTTTCAGTCTTTGAGCCTGCACGATACGGTAACGCTGACTGATTTAGGCAATGCCGAAGTGGATAAGCCACGCGTGCAATACCTCAAGGTATCCGGTCCGCACGAGGCGGGCGTGCCCGAGGACGATACGAACCTGGCCTGGACTGCGGTGGACCGCATCATGCAGCACTTGTATGTCACCCGCGGGGGCATCAAGATTCCGGAGGTCGGACTCGAGATCCACAAGGCGATTCCTACCGCCGGTGGCATGGCGGGCGGTTCCGCGGATGCTGCGGCTGCGCTGCGCCTTGCCGAGCGCTGTTACGGCCGTTATTACGGGATCGATTCGGTAGGCGATCACATTCTGGATGCCTTGGGTGCCGCCCTTGGCTCCGATGTTCCCTTTACCCTGCTGGGCGGTACGGCGTTAGGGACTGGGCGCGGGGAGCAATTGACTTCCATGATGACAAGGGGCACCTATCACTGGGCGCTGATCGCCTCTGATCGCGGCCTTTCTACGCCTAGCGTATTCCGCAAGCTCGATGAATTGCGCGATGCGGGGCGGGCTAGTGCACCGGCCCTCGATACCACGGAGATTTCCCAGGCACTTATTTCCGGCGATGCCCAGCGCGTGGCGGCGCACCTGCACAATGACTTGCAGCCCGCCGCGCTATCCCTGCGCCCAGATCTCCGCAAAACCTTGGAGGCAGGCATGGATGCGGGCGCGCTCAATGGCATCGTCTCCGGCAGCGGGCCTACCTGCGCCTTCTTATGTGCTTCGCAGGAAGATGCGGAGGAAATCGCAGCGCAGGTCAGCATAGAAATACCGGGCACCAAGGGCGTTGTCGCCCAGGGCCCGGCTGCGGGTGCGGAAGTGCTCTAG
- a CDS encoding TatD family hydrolase, giving the protein MSKKKPRPTPIPAPGLSGLSDAHTHLFSHKDTDEVLVNRARAAGVSRLVTVGDDRRESEAALATARAFPNVYAACAIHPVRANELDAPTKAALEEMVADPRCVAVGETGMDAYWVHHEPETTASLVQQEESLRWHIDLAVRTGKTLMIHNREADQDLLRILADAPTPTTVMLHCFSSPLRVAEEALERGYVLSFAGNVTFKRNAELRQAAALAPAGQLLVETDAPFMTPEPFRGQRNEPSLIGHTYDCIARARHQTTQALAAEVNETFDRVYGLNTEQ; this is encoded by the coding sequence ATGTCTAAAAAGAAGCCACGTCCTACTCCCATTCCGGCCCCAGGGCTCAGCGGCCTCAGCGATGCGCATACCCACCTTTTCTCGCATAAAGACACCGATGAGGTGCTGGTCAACCGCGCCCGCGCCGCAGGGGTATCCCGCCTGGTTACGGTTGGCGATGACCGCCGCGAGTCCGAGGCGGCCCTTGCGACCGCGCGCGCTTTTCCCAATGTGTATGCCGCCTGCGCCATCCACCCGGTGCGGGCGAATGAACTAGACGCGCCCACCAAAGCCGCGTTGGAGGAGATGGTGGCGGATCCGCGGTGCGTGGCGGTGGGGGAGACCGGCATGGATGCCTATTGGGTCCACCACGAACCGGAGACGACCGCGAGCTTGGTCCAGCAGGAGGAATCCCTGCGCTGGCATATCGATCTGGCGGTGCGCACCGGCAAGACGCTTATGATCCACAACCGCGAGGCGGACCAAGACCTGCTGCGCATTCTTGCCGATGCCCCCACGCCCACCACCGTCATGCTCCACTGCTTCTCCTCGCCGCTGCGCGTGGCAGAAGAGGCGCTCGAGCGCGGCTACGTCTTGTCCTTTGCTGGCAATGTCACCTTCAAGCGCAATGCGGAGCTGCGTCAGGCGGCGGCGCTGGCCCCGGCGGGGCAATTGCTCGTGGAAACCGATGCGCCATTTATGACCCCGGAGCCCTTCCGCGGGCAGCGCAACGAGCCATCCCTCATCGGGCACACCTATGACTGCATCGCCCGGGCGCGCCACCAGACCACGCAGGCCTTGGCGGCGGAGGTCAATGAGACTTTTGACCGCGTATATGGGCTCAATACAGAGCAGTAG
- the rsmI gene encoding 16S rRNA (cytidine(1402)-2'-O)-methyltransferase, whose translation MSALGLEPLPRGVILAATPLGNVGDASARLMQALAHADVIAAEDTRRVRNLAQALGIEISGSVVSNFDHNEQARAQQLIDAAQHGTVLVVTDAGMPIISDPGLSLVAAAAERDIPVTCFPGPSAVPTALALSGLGVGHFLFDAFPPRKPGPRKAWLESLRNEKRAIVFFESPHRIADTLADAAQVLGGDRPAAVCRELTKTYEEVRRGSLAELAEWASEGVKGEITVVIEGGTGAAVTAADLVPQALELAEAGMRLKDACKQAAKGSGVSNRELYDAALEAR comes from the coding sequence ATGTCAGCTTTAGGTCTGGAACCACTTCCGCGCGGCGTTATCCTTGCCGCCACGCCCTTGGGAAATGTCGGTGATGCCTCGGCGCGCCTGATGCAGGCATTGGCGCATGCTGATGTCATCGCCGCCGAAGATACCCGCCGCGTGCGCAACCTGGCGCAGGCCCTGGGCATCGAAATTTCCGGGTCCGTGGTATCCAACTTTGACCACAATGAGCAGGCGCGTGCGCAGCAGCTTATCGATGCCGCCCAGCACGGCACCGTCCTCGTGGTCACCGATGCCGGCATGCCGATCATCTCCGATCCCGGCCTGTCACTGGTGGCCGCGGCCGCCGAAAGAGATATTCCCGTGACGTGTTTTCCAGGCCCCTCGGCGGTGCCCACGGCGCTCGCCCTCTCTGGTCTGGGCGTGGGCCACTTCCTCTTCGATGCATTCCCTCCGCGCAAGCCCGGTCCGCGAAAGGCGTGGCTGGAATCGCTGCGCAATGAAAAGCGTGCCATCGTATTTTTTGAATCGCCCCACCGCATCGCCGATACGCTTGCCGATGCCGCCCAGGTCCTCGGCGGCGATCGCCCCGCCGCGGTGTGCCGCGAGCTGACCAAGACATACGAGGAAGTGCGCCGCGGCTCGCTAGCTGAGCTGGCCGAATGGGCGAGCGAGGGAGTCAAGGGCGAGATTACCGTGGTCATTGAAGGCGGAACCGGCGCTGCCGTGACCGCCGCGGATCTCGTCCCACAGGCCTTGGAGTTGGCCGAGGCTGGCATGCGCTTGAAGGACGCGTGCAAGCAGGCCGCCAAGGGGAGTGGGGTATCCAATCGGGAGCTTTATGATGCCGCACTAGAGGCCCGCTGA